From Mauremys reevesii isolate NIE-2019 unplaced genomic scaffold, ASM1616193v1 Contig123, whole genome shotgun sequence, the proteins below share one genomic window:
- the LOC120392911 gene encoding uncharacterized protein LOC120392911 isoform X1 encodes MRICGQDPAQEGRRAGRLWGLLCGQQRPQEPSPHSQQGASPCPGSEDLSAPSDQELEDPSTSTIRSARDSSSAWGSSSSDASGRCCFVPGTPTESAAEEWLEMTTEEAALKVIGEQLQGRDKDEGQQLRFLRAIYPACLAAQDRGQDTLEPRCCKAAVVERIVELIEELPKDSPPSEILSSCLAAVGNLSTMKPALEPELESRLLQAALGSVFTLGTETDATDIQALHKVMPELLDAVLGNLLAESPDAGRLHFILEVSPIRRGGNQFYRNSLGAGKERLADPVSILSS; translated from the exons ATGAGGATTTGCggacaggacccagcccaggaggggcgccgggcagggaggctctggggcctgttatgtgggcagcagcggccccaggagcccagccctcattcccagcagggggcatcgcCCTGCCCGGGCTCTGAGGATCTTTCAGCCCCCTCAGACCAGGAGCTAGAAGATCCCAGCACCAGCACCATCAGATCAGCACgggacagcagcagtgcctggggctccagcagcagcgacgcctctggacgctgctgctttgttccag ggacccccacggagtcagcggcggaggaatggctggagatgaccacagaggaagctgctctcaaggtcatcggagagcagctccagggcagagacaag GAtgaggggcagcagctcaggttcctGCGGGCCATCTACCCCGCGTGTCTTGCTGcacaggacagagggcaggacacgctggagccgcgctgctgcaaggcggctgtggtggagaggattgtg gagctcattgaggagcttcctaaagactctccacccagcgagatcctctccagctgcctggctgctgtgggcaacctcag caccatgaaACCAGCCCTTGAGCCTGAGCTAGAGTCCCGCCTCTTGCAAGCTGCCCTTGGCTcggtcttcaccctgggcacggaGACGGACGCCACCGACATCCAG gctctacacaaagtcatgccagagctcctggatgctgtgctggggaacctgctggcagagtccccagacgcaggcaggctccacttcatcttggaggtgagtcccataaggaggggtgggaaccaatTTTACCGTAACTCTTTGGGGGCTGGTAAGGAGAGACTGGCAGATCCAGTTTCTATtctgtcctcctag
- the LOC120392911 gene encoding uncharacterized protein LOC120392911 isoform X2: MRICGQDPAQEGRRAGRLWGLLCGQQRPQEPSPHSQQGASPCPGSEDLSAPSDQELEDPSTSTIRSARDSSSAWGSSSSDASGRCCFVPGTPTESAAEEWLEMTTEEAALKVIGEQLQGRDKDEGQQLRFLRAIYPACLAAQDRGQDTLEPRCCKAAVVERIVELIEELPKDSPPSEILSSCLAAVGNLSTMKPALEPELESRLLQAALGSVFTLGTETDATDIQQPSFHP, translated from the exons ATGAGGATTTGCggacaggacccagcccaggaggggcgccgggcagggaggctctggggcctgttatgtgggcagcagcggccccaggagcccagccctcattcccagcagggggcatcgcCCTGCCCGGGCTCTGAGGATCTTTCAGCCCCCTCAGACCAGGAGCTAGAAGATCCCAGCACCAGCACCATCAGATCAGCACgggacagcagcagtgcctggggctccagcagcagcgacgcctctggacgctgctgctttgttccag ggacccccacggagtcagcggcggaggaatggctggagatgaccacagaggaagctgctctcaaggtcatcggagagcagctccagggcagagacaag GAtgaggggcagcagctcaggttcctGCGGGCCATCTACCCCGCGTGTCTTGCTGcacaggacagagggcaggacacgctggagccgcgctgctgcaaggcggctgtggtggagaggattgtg gagctcattgaggagcttcctaaagactctccacccagcgagatcctctccagctgcctggctgctgtgggcaacctcag caccatgaaACCAGCCCTTGAGCCTGAGCTAGAGTCCCGCCTCTTGCAAGCTGCCCTTGGCTcggtcttcaccctgggcacggaGACGGACGCCACCGACATCCAG cagcccagcttccATCCATAG
- the LOC120392911 gene encoding uncharacterized protein LOC120392911 isoform X3, with protein MRICGQDPAQEGRRAGRLWGLLCGQQRPQEPSPHSQQGASPCPGSEDLSAPSDQELEDPSTSTIRSARDSSSAWGSSSSDASGRCCFVPGTPTESAAEEWLEMTTEEAALKVIGEQLQGRDKDEGQQLRFLRAIYPACLAAQDRGQDTLEPRCCKAAVVERIVELIEELPKDSPPSEILSSCLAAVGNLSTMKPALEPELESRLLQAALGSVFTLGTETDATDIQPSFHP; from the exons ATGAGGATTTGCggacaggacccagcccaggaggggcgccgggcagggaggctctggggcctgttatgtgggcagcagcggccccaggagcccagccctcattcccagcagggggcatcgcCCTGCCCGGGCTCTGAGGATCTTTCAGCCCCCTCAGACCAGGAGCTAGAAGATCCCAGCACCAGCACCATCAGATCAGCACgggacagcagcagtgcctggggctccagcagcagcgacgcctctggacgctgctgctttgttccag ggacccccacggagtcagcggcggaggaatggctggagatgaccacagaggaagctgctctcaaggtcatcggagagcagctccagggcagagacaag GAtgaggggcagcagctcaggttcctGCGGGCCATCTACCCCGCGTGTCTTGCTGcacaggacagagggcaggacacgctggagccgcgctgctgcaaggcggctgtggtggagaggattgtg gagctcattgaggagcttcctaaagactctccacccagcgagatcctctccagctgcctggctgctgtgggcaacctcag caccatgaaACCAGCCCTTGAGCCTGAGCTAGAGTCCCGCCTCTTGCAAGCTGCCCTTGGCTcggtcttcaccctgggcacggaGACGGACGCCACCGACATCCAG cccagcttccATCCATAG
- the LOC120392915 gene encoding prolactin-releasing peptide-like: MKLLAACFMYLLLTCLALPKAECRIHERSMEIRNPDIDPSWYTGRGIRPVGRFGRRRAVVESSRKSGYGHRQACFPLEESSESLQDE; encoded by the exons atgAAACTGCTGGCTGCCTGCTTCATGTACCTGCTGCTCACCTGtctggccctgcccaaagccgaATGCCGAATCCACGAGCGATCCATGGAAATCAGGA ACCCTGATATCGACCCTTCCTGGTACACGGGGCGTGGGATCAGACCCGTGGGACGGTTTGGCCGGAGGAGAGCTGTCGTGGAGAGCTCCCGGAAGTCGGGCTATGGACACAGGCAAGCTTGCTTCCCTCTAGAAGAAAGCAGTGAATCCCTTCAAGATGAATGA